In Citrus sinensis cultivar Valencia sweet orange chromosome 2, DVS_A1.0, whole genome shotgun sequence, a single genomic region encodes these proteins:
- the LOC102620118 gene encoding membrane-bound transcription factor site-2 protease homolog isoform X3 produces the protein MDGRRLRRFGRRRRRQSSLLPVGATAPEYNTAYTVSCCYCDFKIRALNDALSRFGRRHAAWLRVWFSIGVGFSLTLLLALSFLLVWNLFAQRNSNDAAFFFLFGFSPSYLCMNLAMLQLLPGESSEGVQVEYIAVFFAVLFPGALVAFNQDLLQSLPRFTVLRVYCAGIWHNAACCAVCGMLLFLMPLILFPFYKQCEGTMVLDVPSTSPLSGYLSPGDVIVSLDGIHIHNEQDWMEMAALLDKYTPQNSSHSKYPGLRAADGRKGYCVSNYMIEESKKIQLLDNQSACPNDFIAFVTVQCFDISISVNVSSEGDQLNKLENVYCLNANDIVKLKKCGDGWVTSSTNGSHCVCSKEESCLTPVQLPGLAWVEITYSRPYSLECKQLSRSSVSDTRTTDFTDPHCGGTFVFFGDVIFMAQSVSLTQYQPRWASSFGAYLPNILRKSLICLFHVSLTLALLNSLPAYFLDGESIFEVTLCFITSLSPRQREKVLHVCLMGGTLISILTFLMTFFINFFVGKGSSVLSLSL, from the exons ATGGATGGGAGGAGACTGAGAAGATTCgggagaagaagaaggaggcAGTCGTCCCTTCTTCCGGTGGGCGCAACCGCACCCGAATATAACACCGCCTACACCGTTTCGTGCTGTTACTGCGATTTCAAAATCCGTGCTTTGAATGACGCTCTGTCCCGTTTTGGACGAAGACATGCCGCTTGGCTAAGAGTTTGGTTCTCCATCGGCGTCGGTTTCAGCCTCACGCTGCTGCTTGCACTCAGCTTCCTTCTCGTTTGGAATCTTTTTGCTCAAAGGAATTCAAACGACGCCgcattcttcttcttgtttggCTTTTCGCCCTCG TATCTGTGCATGAATTTGGCCATGCTACAGCTGCTGCCTGGTGAG AGCAGTGAGGGCGTACAAGTGGAGTACATTGCTGTTTTTTTTGCCGTTCTATTTCCTGGAGCTCTTGTTGCTTTCAATCAGGACTTGCTGCAGTCATTACCACGCTTTACTGTTCTTCGTGTGTATTGTGCTGGCATTTGGCATAATGCTGCA TGTTGTGCAGTCTGTGGAATGCTGCTATTTCTCATGCCCTTGATCTTGTTTCCCTTCTACAAACAATGTGAAGGCACCATG GTTTTGGATGTGCCGTCTACTTCACCTTTGTCGGGCTATTTGTCACCTGGAGATGTGATTGTGTCTTTGGATGGCATACACATCCATAACGAGCAAGATTGGATGGAGATGGCTGCTTTGCTGGATAAATACACTCCGCAAAATTCAAGTCATTCCAAATATCCTGGTTTAAGGGCAGCTGATGGCAGAAAGGGATACTGCGTCTCTAATTATATGATCGAAGAGAGCAAGAAGATTCAATTGTTAGACAACCAATCTGCTTGTCCCAATGATTTTATTGCATTTGTTACGGTTCAGTGCTTTGATATAAGTATCTCAGTTAATGTTAGCAGTGAAGGGGACCAGCTAAACAAATTAGAGAACGTTTACTGCTTGAATGCAAACGATATTGTCAAGCTCAAGAAATGTGGTGATGGATGGGTCACATCTTCAACAAATGGAAGCCACTGTGTGTGCTCTAAG GAGGAGTCCTGCTTGACTCCGGTTCAGTTGCCAGGTTTGGCATGGGTTGAGATTACATATTCAAGACCTTATTCCTTGGAGTGCAAGCAACTTTCAAGAAGTTCAGTTTCTGATACCAGGACTACTGACTTTACGGATCCACACTGTGGTGGAACTTTTGTCTTCTTTGGTGATGTAATCTTCAtggctcaatcagtttcattAACTCAGTATCAACCCCGTTGGGCATCTTCTTTTGGTGCATATCTTCCAAACATTCTGAGGAAGAGTTTGATTTGCTTATTCCACGTCTCTCTAACACTTGCTCTTCTTAACAGTTTGCCA GCATATTTTCTAGATGGAGAATCCATTTTCGAGGTGACTCTATGCTTCATCACTTCACTGAGCCCAAGGCAGAGGGAAAAAGTTCTTCATGTATGTCTTATGGGAGGGACACTCATTTCAATCCTCACCTTTCTGATGACattcttcattaatttttttgtagggAAAGGTAGTAgtgttctctctctctctctgtag
- the LOC102620118 gene encoding membrane-bound transcription factor site-2 protease homolog isoform X2, whose product MDGRRLRRFGRRRRRQSSLLPVGATAPEYNTAYTVSCCYCDFKIRALNDALSRFGRRHAAWLRVWFSIGVGFSLTLLLALSFLLVWNLFAQRNSNDAAFFFLFGFSPSVSLADAAYLLLSTLISVSVHEFGHATAAACEGVQVEYIAVFFAVLFPGALVAFNQDLLQSLPRFTVLRVYCAGIWHNAACCAVCGMLLFLMPLILFPFYKQCEGTMVLDVPSTSPLSGYLSPGDVIVSLDGIHIHNEQDWMEMAALLDKYTPQNSSHSKYPGLRAADGRKGYCVSNYMIEESKKIQLLDNQSACPNDFIAFVTVQCFDISISVNVSSEGDQLNKLENVYCLNANDIVKLKKCGDGWVTSSTNGSHCVCSKEESCLTPVQLPGLAWVEITYSRPYSLECKQLSRSSVSDTRTTDFTDPHCGGTFVFFGDVIFMAQSVSLTQYQPRWASSFGAYLPNILRKSLICLFHVSLTLALLNSLPAYFLDGESIFEVTLCFITSLSPRQREKVLHVCLMGGTLISILTFLMTFFINFFVGKE is encoded by the exons ATGGATGGGAGGAGACTGAGAAGATTCgggagaagaagaaggaggcAGTCGTCCCTTCTTCCGGTGGGCGCAACCGCACCCGAATATAACACCGCCTACACCGTTTCGTGCTGTTACTGCGATTTCAAAATCCGTGCTTTGAATGACGCTCTGTCCCGTTTTGGACGAAGACATGCCGCTTGGCTAAGAGTTTGGTTCTCCATCGGCGTCGGTTTCAGCCTCACGCTGCTGCTTGCACTCAGCTTCCTTCTCGTTTGGAATCTTTTTGCTCAAAGGAATTCAAACGACGCCgcattcttcttcttgtttggCTTTTCGCCCTCG GTATCACTTGCTGATGCTGCCTATCTTTTGCTTTCTACTTTGATTTCAGTATCTGTGCATGAATTTGGCCATGCTACAGCTGCTGCCTG TGAGGGCGTACAAGTGGAGTACATTGCTGTTTTTTTTGCCGTTCTATTTCCTGGAGCTCTTGTTGCTTTCAATCAGGACTTGCTGCAGTCATTACCACGCTTTACTGTTCTTCGTGTGTATTGTGCTGGCATTTGGCATAATGCTGCA TGTTGTGCAGTCTGTGGAATGCTGCTATTTCTCATGCCCTTGATCTTGTTTCCCTTCTACAAACAATGTGAAGGCACCATG GTTTTGGATGTGCCGTCTACTTCACCTTTGTCGGGCTATTTGTCACCTGGAGATGTGATTGTGTCTTTGGATGGCATACACATCCATAACGAGCAAGATTGGATGGAGATGGCTGCTTTGCTGGATAAATACACTCCGCAAAATTCAAGTCATTCCAAATATCCTGGTTTAAGGGCAGCTGATGGCAGAAAGGGATACTGCGTCTCTAATTATATGATCGAAGAGAGCAAGAAGATTCAATTGTTAGACAACCAATCTGCTTGTCCCAATGATTTTATTGCATTTGTTACGGTTCAGTGCTTTGATATAAGTATCTCAGTTAATGTTAGCAGTGAAGGGGACCAGCTAAACAAATTAGAGAACGTTTACTGCTTGAATGCAAACGATATTGTCAAGCTCAAGAAATGTGGTGATGGATGGGTCACATCTTCAACAAATGGAAGCCACTGTGTGTGCTCTAAG GAGGAGTCCTGCTTGACTCCGGTTCAGTTGCCAGGTTTGGCATGGGTTGAGATTACATATTCAAGACCTTATTCCTTGGAGTGCAAGCAACTTTCAAGAAGTTCAGTTTCTGATACCAGGACTACTGACTTTACGGATCCACACTGTGGTGGAACTTTTGTCTTCTTTGGTGATGTAATCTTCAtggctcaatcagtttcattAACTCAGTATCAACCCCGTTGGGCATCTTCTTTTGGTGCATATCTTCCAAACATTCTGAGGAAGAGTTTGATTTGCTTATTCCACGTCTCTCTAACACTTGCTCTTCTTAACAGTTTGCCA GCATATTTTCTAGATGGAGAATCCATTTTCGAGGTGACTCTATGCTTCATCACTTCACTGAGCCCAAGGCAGAGGGAAAAAGTTCTTCATGTATGTCTTATGGGAGGGACACTCATTTCAATCCTCACCTTTCTGATGACattcttcattaatttttttgtagggAAAG AGTAG
- the LOC102620118 gene encoding membrane-bound transcription factor site-2 protease homolog isoform X1 — MDGRRLRRFGRRRRRQSSLLPVGATAPEYNTAYTVSCCYCDFKIRALNDALSRFGRRHAAWLRVWFSIGVGFSLTLLLALSFLLVWNLFAQRNSNDAAFFFLFGFSPSVSLADAAYLLLSTLISVSVHEFGHATAAACEGVQVEYIAVFFAVLFPGALVAFNQDLLQSLPRFTVLRVYCAGIWHNAACCAVCGMLLFLMPLILFPFYKQCEGTMVLDVPSTSPLSGYLSPGDVIVSLDGIHIHNEQDWMEMAALLDKYTPQNSSHSKYPGLRAADGRKGYCVSNYMIEESKKIQLLDNQSACPNDFIAFVTVQCFDISISVNVSSEGDQLNKLENVYCLNANDIVKLKKCGDGWVTSSTNGSHCVCSKEESCLTPVQLPGLAWVEITYSRPYSLECKQLSRSSVSDTRTTDFTDPHCGGTFVFFGDVIFMAQSVSLTQYQPRWASSFGAYLPNILRKSLICLFHVSLTLALLNSLPAYFLDGESIFEVTLCFITSLSPRQREKVLHVCLMGGTLISILTFLMTFFINFFVGKGSSVLSLSL; from the exons ATGGATGGGAGGAGACTGAGAAGATTCgggagaagaagaaggaggcAGTCGTCCCTTCTTCCGGTGGGCGCAACCGCACCCGAATATAACACCGCCTACACCGTTTCGTGCTGTTACTGCGATTTCAAAATCCGTGCTTTGAATGACGCTCTGTCCCGTTTTGGACGAAGACATGCCGCTTGGCTAAGAGTTTGGTTCTCCATCGGCGTCGGTTTCAGCCTCACGCTGCTGCTTGCACTCAGCTTCCTTCTCGTTTGGAATCTTTTTGCTCAAAGGAATTCAAACGACGCCgcattcttcttcttgtttggCTTTTCGCCCTCG GTATCACTTGCTGATGCTGCCTATCTTTTGCTTTCTACTTTGATTTCAGTATCTGTGCATGAATTTGGCCATGCTACAGCTGCTGCCTG TGAGGGCGTACAAGTGGAGTACATTGCTGTTTTTTTTGCCGTTCTATTTCCTGGAGCTCTTGTTGCTTTCAATCAGGACTTGCTGCAGTCATTACCACGCTTTACTGTTCTTCGTGTGTATTGTGCTGGCATTTGGCATAATGCTGCA TGTTGTGCAGTCTGTGGAATGCTGCTATTTCTCATGCCCTTGATCTTGTTTCCCTTCTACAAACAATGTGAAGGCACCATG GTTTTGGATGTGCCGTCTACTTCACCTTTGTCGGGCTATTTGTCACCTGGAGATGTGATTGTGTCTTTGGATGGCATACACATCCATAACGAGCAAGATTGGATGGAGATGGCTGCTTTGCTGGATAAATACACTCCGCAAAATTCAAGTCATTCCAAATATCCTGGTTTAAGGGCAGCTGATGGCAGAAAGGGATACTGCGTCTCTAATTATATGATCGAAGAGAGCAAGAAGATTCAATTGTTAGACAACCAATCTGCTTGTCCCAATGATTTTATTGCATTTGTTACGGTTCAGTGCTTTGATATAAGTATCTCAGTTAATGTTAGCAGTGAAGGGGACCAGCTAAACAAATTAGAGAACGTTTACTGCTTGAATGCAAACGATATTGTCAAGCTCAAGAAATGTGGTGATGGATGGGTCACATCTTCAACAAATGGAAGCCACTGTGTGTGCTCTAAG GAGGAGTCCTGCTTGACTCCGGTTCAGTTGCCAGGTTTGGCATGGGTTGAGATTACATATTCAAGACCTTATTCCTTGGAGTGCAAGCAACTTTCAAGAAGTTCAGTTTCTGATACCAGGACTACTGACTTTACGGATCCACACTGTGGTGGAACTTTTGTCTTCTTTGGTGATGTAATCTTCAtggctcaatcagtttcattAACTCAGTATCAACCCCGTTGGGCATCTTCTTTTGGTGCATATCTTCCAAACATTCTGAGGAAGAGTTTGATTTGCTTATTCCACGTCTCTCTAACACTTGCTCTTCTTAACAGTTTGCCA GCATATTTTCTAGATGGAGAATCCATTTTCGAGGTGACTCTATGCTTCATCACTTCACTGAGCCCAAGGCAGAGGGAAAAAGTTCTTCATGTATGTCTTATGGGAGGGACACTCATTTCAATCCTCACCTTTCTGATGACattcttcattaatttttttgtagggAAAGGTAGTAgtgttctctctctctctctgtag